A stretch of the Polaribacter pacificus genome encodes the following:
- a CDS encoding SDR family oxidoreductase, which translates to MKILLTGATGYIGKRLLPVLIEQGHHVVCCVRDQTRFNPSASLKAHISIIEIDLLDSNSLTKIPQDITVAYYLVHSMSSEKDYESLEKTSAINFRNALNQTQVKQVLYLSGIVNETILSKHLTSRKTVEDELQKGSYHFTCLRAGIIIGSGSASFEIIRDLVEKLPIMITPKWLLTKCQPIGISDVILFLSKSLLNSKTFDKNFDIGCKDVLSYKEMLMGYAQVRTLKRHIWIVPVMTPKLSSYWLYFVTSTSYRLAVSLVDSMKVEVVCRNSDLNKILEIEPISYQESLERAFKKIDNNEIVSSWKDAYVSSGFKINISEFIKVPTHGCFIDQQIKPVVNTKRCIDNIWNIGGDKGWYYGNWLWKLRGFIDKLFGGVGLRRGRTNQNTIATGDSLDFWRVLYANKQEGRLLLFAEMKLPGEAWLEFKLEGGQLYQTATFRPLGIAGRLYWYAVYPFHGFIFKGMITKITS; encoded by the coding sequence ATGAAAATACTACTTACAGGAGCTACAGGTTATATTGGAAAGAGATTACTCCCTGTTTTGATAGAACAAGGACACCATGTGGTTTGTTGTGTAAGAGATCAAACCCGATTTAATCCAAGTGCATCACTAAAAGCACATATTAGTATCATAGAAATAGATCTATTAGATTCAAATTCACTTACAAAAATACCTCAAGATATAACTGTTGCATACTATTTGGTTCATTCGATGTCTTCTGAAAAAGACTACGAATCTCTAGAGAAAACATCAGCAATAAATTTTAGGAATGCGCTTAATCAAACACAGGTTAAGCAAGTACTCTATTTAAGTGGTATCGTCAATGAAACAATTCTCTCAAAACATTTAACGTCAAGGAAAACCGTTGAAGATGAACTTCAAAAAGGGAGCTATCATTTTACCTGTCTTAGAGCAGGGATCATTATTGGATCTGGGAGCGCTTCTTTTGAAATTATTAGAGATTTGGTAGAAAAACTTCCAATCATGATTACTCCAAAATGGCTGCTCACCAAATGTCAACCTATTGGGATATCTGATGTGATTTTATTTTTATCCAAAAGCCTATTAAATTCTAAAACATTTGATAAAAACTTTGACATTGGATGCAAAGACGTACTGAGTTATAAAGAAATGCTCATGGGCTATGCTCAGGTGCGTACATTAAAAAGACATATTTGGATAGTCCCAGTGATGACTCCAAAACTATCTTCTTATTGGCTGTATTTTGTAACATCTACTTCGTACCGCCTGGCTGTTTCTTTAGTCGATAGTATGAAAGTAGAAGTAGTCTGTAGAAATTCAGATCTCAACAAGATATTAGAAATAGAGCCGATTTCTTATCAAGAATCACTAGAACGCGCCTTTAAAAAAATTGACAATAATGAAATTGTCTCTAGTTGGAAAGATGCTTATGTAAGTAGTGGTTTTAAGATAAATATTTCTGAGTTTATTAAGGTTCCTACTCATGGGTGTTTTATTGATCAGCAAATTAAACCTGTAGTAAATACAAAACGTTGTATTGATAATATCTGGAATATTGGAGGCGATAAGGGTTGGTATTACGGAAATTGGTTGTGGAAACTCCGTGGGTTTATAGATAAACTTTTTGGTGGAGTTGGATTGCGCAGAGGAAGAACCAATCAAAATACCATAGCTACTGGTGACTCTTTGGATTTTTGGCGAGTTTTATACGCAAATAAACAAGAGGGAAGACTGTTGTTGTTTGCAGAGATGAAGCTTCCTGGAGAGGCTTGGTTAGAGTTTAAACTCGAAGGAGGTCAGTTGTATCAAACGGCTACGTTTAGACCGCTAGGTATCGCTGGAAGGCTTTATTGGTATGCAGTATATCCTTTTCATGGATTTATTTTTAAAGGGATGATTACTAAAATAACTTCTTAA
- a CDS encoding bifunctional GNAT family N-acetyltransferase/carbon-nitrogen hydrolase family protein: MIEQIENIELQYLTIDDYKALKAAMIQVYSNIPNSYWSEAHIKSLIDKFPEGQVVIKVNNELAGCALSIMVDYDSFDEHHTYKEITGNYTFDTHRKDGDVLYGIDVFIKTEYRGLRLGRRLYDYRKELAEKLNLKGIAFGGRIPNYHKYSEQVSPKEYIEKVKRKEIHDPVLNFQISNDFHPSKILKGYLEGDEASNEFAVLLEWDNIYYEKANKKAFTKKKIIRLGLIQWQMRLYKDLEELMQQAEYFIDAVSAYRSDFALFPEFFNAPLMADNNHLPESQAIRELAKFTPQIVQRFSELAITYNINVITGSMPEIRDELLYNVGYICKRDGTTERYEKLHVTPDEAKVWGMQGGHELKTYDTDCGKIGVLICYDSEFPELSRLLADEGMDILFIPFLTDTQNGYSRVRHCAQARAIENECYVAIAGSVGNLPKVHNMDIQFAQSMVFTPCDFSFPANGIKAEATTNTEMILIADVDIDLLRELNQFGSVRNLKDRRTDLFELKKRKQT, encoded by the coding sequence ATGATAGAGCAAATAGAAAATATTGAGCTTCAATATTTAACCATTGATGATTATAAGGCGCTAAAAGCAGCCATGATTCAGGTGTATTCAAACATTCCAAACTCTTATTGGAGTGAGGCACATATTAAGTCCTTAATTGATAAATTTCCAGAAGGGCAGGTGGTGATTAAAGTAAACAATGAGCTTGCAGGCTGTGCTTTGTCTATCATGGTAGATTATGACAGTTTTGACGAGCATCATACCTATAAAGAGATTACAGGAAATTACACCTTTGACACCCATCGCAAAGATGGAGATGTCTTGTATGGTATTGATGTGTTTATAAAAACAGAGTACAGAGGCCTTAGATTGGGACGTCGTCTGTACGATTACAGAAAAGAATTAGCAGAAAAACTGAACCTTAAAGGTATTGCCTTTGGAGGTAGAATTCCTAATTACCACAAGTATTCTGAGCAAGTTTCACCAAAGGAATATATAGAAAAAGTAAAACGCAAAGAGATTCATGATCCAGTTTTAAACTTTCAAATCTCTAATGATTTTCATCCCTCAAAAATATTAAAAGGCTATTTAGAAGGCGATGAAGCTTCTAATGAGTTTGCAGTTTTGCTTGAATGGGATAATATTTATTATGAAAAGGCAAACAAAAAGGCCTTTACTAAGAAAAAGATAATCAGACTAGGCTTGATTCAGTGGCAAATGCGATTGTATAAAGACTTAGAAGAGCTAATGCAGCAGGCCGAATATTTTATAGACGCTGTCTCTGCATACCGATCAGATTTTGCGCTTTTCCCTGAGTTTTTTAATGCGCCTTTGATGGCGGATAACAACCATCTTCCAGAATCACAAGCCATTCGTGAATTGGCCAAATTTACACCTCAAATTGTACAGCGTTTTTCTGAACTAGCTATTACCTACAACATCAATGTTATTACAGGTAGTATGCCAGAGATAAGAGACGAACTCTTGTACAATGTTGGGTACATCTGTAAGCGCGATGGTACCACAGAGCGTTATGAAAAACTGCATGTAACACCTGATGAAGCAAAAGTATGGGGGATGCAAGGTGGTCATGAATTGAAAACCTATGATACTGACTGTGGTAAGATTGGGGTATTGATTTGTTATGACTCTGAGTTTCCAGAATTGAGTCGCTTGTTGGCTGATGAAGGCATGGACATCTTGTTTATTCCATTTTTAACAGATACTCAAAACGGCTATTCTAGAGTACGGCACTGTGCCCAAGCAAGAGCTATCGAAAATGAATGTTACGTTGCTATAGCGGGTAGTGTTGGGAATCTACCAAAGGTTCATAATATGGACATTCAATTTGCTCAGTCGATGGTGTTTACACCCTGTGATTTTTCATTCCCAGCCAATGGTATAAAAGCAGAAGCGACCACCAACACAGAAATGATCTTAATTGCAGATGTTGATATAGACTTGTTGCGCGAATTGAATCAATTTGGAAGTGTACGAAACTTAAAGGACCGTAGAACTGATCTTTTTGAACTTAAAAAAAGAAAGCAAACATGA
- a CDS encoding dienelactone hydrolase family protein, whose amino-acid sequence MKPIKKEDIKQDIFDLYDDYAHNKIDRRSFIEKLSLYAVGGLTVGSLLSFVSPNYTDTLLVPKDDLRLSSEYIRYRSPKRGGTIKGLLSQPANNTKKLPGVIVVHENRGLNPYIEDVGRRTALEGFISLAPDALSPLGGYPGNDDEGRAMQRKRDKNEMLDDFIAAYTYLINHPKCTGKIGVVGFCFGGWIANMMAVKIPNLLAAVPFYGGQPSAEETAQINAAMLIEYAGLDTRVNAGWPDYENSLKSNNIDYTVHFYPEVNHGFHNNTTPRFDKKAADLAWSRTIQFFTEKLV is encoded by the coding sequence ATGAAACCAATCAAGAAAGAAGACATTAAGCAAGACATATTTGACCTATATGATGATTATGCGCATAATAAAATAGATCGTAGAAGTTTTATTGAAAAACTATCATTATATGCCGTAGGAGGACTAACAGTTGGTTCCTTACTTAGTTTTGTGTCACCAAATTATACAGACACCTTATTGGTTCCAAAAGACGATCTCCGATTAAGTTCAGAATATATAAGATATCGATCTCCGAAAAGAGGAGGAACTATTAAGGGGCTTTTATCACAGCCAGCAAATAACACTAAGAAATTACCAGGTGTTATTGTAGTTCATGAAAACCGTGGATTAAATCCGTATATAGAAGATGTAGGAAGAAGAACCGCTTTGGAAGGTTTCATCAGTTTGGCACCAGATGCTCTAAGTCCTCTTGGTGGATACCCTGGAAATGATGATGAAGGAAGAGCTATGCAAAGAAAAAGAGATAAAAATGAGATGTTAGACGACTTTATTGCAGCGTATACTTATTTAATAAACCATCCAAAGTGTACCGGTAAAATAGGAGTTGTAGGTTTTTGTTTTGGGGGATGGATTGCAAATATGATGGCTGTAAAAATACCTAATCTATTAGCTGCTGTTCCTTTTTACGGAGGACAGCCATCTGCAGAAGAAACGGCACAAATTAACGCGGCTATGTTAATTGAATATGCAGGATTAGACACACGTGTAAATGCTGGTTGGCCTGATTATGAGAACTCTTTAAAATCAAATAATATTGATTATACCGTCCACTTTTACCCAGAGGTAAATCATGGATTCCACAACAATACAACACCTAGATTTGATAAAAAGGCTGCAGATTTGGCCTGGTCTAGAACTATTCAATTTTTTACAGAAAAATTAGTATAG
- a CDS encoding YhcH/YjgK/YiaL family protein translates to MILDKIENQHLYTGLGTKFLKAFEFLNTTNLKEIASGEYPIDGDQLFAIVMEYETTAKSENSFEGHQKYIDLQYVVTGTEQVGVVSRINQTPFEVHKEDDYDLYHSNQAAFFTLDKGMFMIFFPDDLHMPSVYDDQPSTVKKVVIKIAV, encoded by the coding sequence ATGATTTTAGATAAAATTGAGAACCAACATTTATATACAGGCTTAGGGACTAAGTTTTTAAAAGCCTTTGAGTTTCTAAACACCACAAATCTTAAAGAAATTGCTTCTGGTGAATACCCAATAGATGGAGATCAATTGTTTGCGATTGTTATGGAATACGAAACCACAGCAAAAAGTGAAAACAGCTTTGAAGGACATCAAAAATATATTGATTTACAATATGTAGTAACTGGGACAGAACAGGTTGGTGTAGTGTCACGTATAAATCAGACACCCTTTGAAGTACATAAAGAAGATGATTATGATTTGTATCATAGTAATCAGGCTGCCTTTTTTACTTTAGACAAAGGGATGTTTATGATCTTTTTTCCGGATGATTTGCACATGCCTAGTGTTTATGATGATCAGCCTTCAACAGTAAAAAAAGTAGTTATTAAAATCGCTGTTTAA